Genomic segment of Clostridia bacterium:
AGGGCACGCCGAGCGGGTTCAGCACGATCTCCACGGGCGTCCCGTCCTCGAGGAACGGCATGTCTTCCTCGGGCAGGATCTTCGAGATGACGCCCTTGTTCCCGTGGCGGCCGGCCATCTTGTCGCCCTCGCTGATCTTCCGCTTCTGCGCGATGTAGACGCGGATGAGCTGGTTGACGCCCGGGGCCAGCTCGTCGCCGTTCTCGCGGCTGAACACCTTGACGTCGACGACGATGCCGGACTCCCCGTGCGGCACGCGCAGGGACGTGTCGCGCACCTCGCGCGCCTTCTCGCCGAAGATGGCCCGGAGGAGGCGCTCCTCCGCCGTCAGCTCGGTCTCGCCCTTCGGCGTGACCTTGCCGACGAGGATGTCGCCCGTGCGGACCTCGGCGCCGATGCGGATGATGCCGCGCTCGTCGAGGTCCTTGAGCGCGTCCTCGCCGACGTTCGGGATGTCGCGGGTGATCTCCTCAGGGCCGAGCTTGGTGTCGCGCGCCTCGCACTCGTGCTCCTCGATGTGGATCGAGGTGAAGACGTCTTCCTTCACCAGCTTCTCGCTGATGAGGATGGCGTCCTCGTAGTTGTACCCTTCCCAGGGCATGAACGCGACGAGCACGTTCCGGCCCAGCGCCAGCTCGCCCTGGTCCGTCGACGGGCCGTCGGCCAGGAGCTGGCCCTTCTCGACCCGCTGGCCCTTGCGCACCACCGGCTTCTGGTTGATGCACGTGCCCTGGTTCGAGCGCTGGAACTTCAGGAGCTGGTACTCGTCGCGGGTGCCGTCGTCGGCGCGGACGACGATCTCGCGCGCGTCCACCTTCTCCACGACGCCCGCGCGCTTCGCGAGGACCACGGCGCCGGAGTCCATCGCCGCCTTGTACTCGATGCCCGTGCCGACGAGCGGCGCCTCCGTCCGCAGAAGCGGCACGGCCTGGCGCTGCATGTTCGCGCCCATGAGCGCGCGGTTCGCGTCGTCGTTCTCGAGGAACGGGATGAGCGCCGTCGCCACGGACACGACCTGCTTGGGCGAGACGTCCATGTAGTCGACCTGCTCCGGCGGCACCTGCGTGACCTCGTGGCGGGCGCGCACGTTCACGCGCTTGTCGACGAACGTGCCGTCCGGATTGAGGCGCGCATTCGCCTGGGCGATGACGGCGTCGTCCTCCTCGTCCGCCGTCAGGTAGACGATCTCATTGGTGACGCGCCCCTTCTCCACCTTGCGGTAGGGGGTCTCGATGAAGCCGTACTCGTTGACGCGCGCGTAGCTCGACAGCGCGCCGATGAGGCCGATGTTCGGGCCTTCCGGCGTCTCGATCGGGCACATGCGGCCGTAGTGCGAGTGGTGCACGTCGCGCACGTCGAAGCCGGCGCGCTCCCGCGAAAGACCGCCGGGCCCAAGGGCCGACAGGCGCCGCTTGTGCGTGAGCTCCGCCAGCGGGTTCGTCTGGTCCATGAACTGCGAGAGCTGGCTTGAGCCGAAGAACTCCCGCACCGCCGCGACGACCGGACGGATGTTGATCAGCGCCTGCGGCGTGATCATGTCCACGTCCTGAATGGTCATGCGCTCACGCACGACGCGCTCCATGCGCGCGAGGCCCACGCGGAACTGGTTCTGCAAAAGCTCGCCGACGGACCGCAGGCGGCGGTTGCCGAGGTGGTCGATGTCGTCGACGTGGCCGACGCCGCCGAACAGCGTGACCATGTAGTTCATGATGGCGGCGATGTCGTCCACCGTGAGCGTGCGCCGGTCCATGTCCGGCTGGCCGTTGCCGAGCACCACGAACCGGCGCCCGTCGTTGTCCTGCACGACGACGCGGTTGACGCCGGAACGGCTGATGCGCTCCGCGAGCGGGCGGTCGATCCGCTCGCCCGCCTTGGCGAGCCGTTCGCCCGTCGACGGGTTGACGACGTCCTCGGCCGCCGCCAGCCCCACCAGGCGATGCCGGATGTTCAGCTTCTTGTTCACCTTGTACCGGCCCACGGCGGCAAGGTCGTACCGCTTGGGCTCGAAGAAGAGGTTCGTGAGCAGCGCCCGCGCCGTGTCCTCAGTGGGCGGCTCGCCGGGGCGCAGGCGCCGGTAGATTTCGATGAGCGCCGCCTTGGCGCTGTCGGTGTTGTCCTTGTCGAGCGTGGCGCGCACGTTCTCGGTGTCGCCGAGAATGTCGAGGATCTGCGCGTCCGTCTCAAAGCCGACGGCACGGAGGAGCACCGTCGCCGGAAGCTTGCGGGTGCGGTCGACGCGCACATAAATGACGCCCGAGGGGTCCGACTCGAACTCCAGCCAGGCGCCGCGGTTCGGGATGACCGTGCAGGTGTACAGGCGCTGGCCGGTCGCGTCGACGTCTTCCGAATAATAGACGCCGGGCGAGCGCACGAGCTGGCTGACGACGACGCGCTCCGCGCCGTTGATGATGAACGTGCCCTGCTCCGTCATGAGCGGGAAGTCGCCCATGAAGACTTCCTGCTCCTTGACCTCGCCGGTCTCCTTGTTGATCAGGCGCACGCGCACGCGCAGAGGCGCGGCGTACGTCACGTCGCGTTCCTTGCACTCCTGGACGCTGTACTTCGGCTCTCCGAGCGTGTAGTCGATGAACTCCAGCACCAGGTTGCCCGTAAAATCTTGAATGGGGGAGATGTCCTGGAAGAGTTCCTGCAAGCCCTCTTTAAGGAACCATTCGTAGGACTTCTGCTGCACCTCGATCAGGTTGGGGAGATCGAGCACTTCCTGAATGCGGGCAAAACTGCGCCGTTCCCGTCGTTGTCCCTCGACGGCGATGGCCATGCGCTCACGCTC
This window contains:
- the rpoB gene encoding DNA-directed RNA polymerase subunit beta codes for the protein MAIAVEGQRRERRSFARIQEVLDLPNLIEVQQKSYEWFLKEGLQELFQDISPIQDFTGNLVLEFIDYTLGEPKYSVQECKERDVTYAAPLRVRVRLINKETGEVKEQEVFMGDFPLMTEQGTFIINGAERVVVSQLVRSPGVYYSEDVDATGQRLYTCTVIPNRGAWLEFESDPSGVIYVRVDRTRKLPATVLLRAVGFETDAQILDILGDTENVRATLDKDNTDSAKAALIEIYRRLRPGEPPTEDTARALLTNLFFEPKRYDLAAVGRYKVNKKLNIRHRLVGLAAAEDVVNPSTGERLAKAGERIDRPLAERISRSGVNRVVVQDNDGRRFVVLGNGQPDMDRRTLTVDDIAAIMNYMVTLFGGVGHVDDIDHLGNRRLRSVGELLQNQFRVGLARMERVVRERMTIQDVDMITPQALINIRPVVAAVREFFGSSQLSQFMDQTNPLAELTHKRRLSALGPGGLSRERAGFDVRDVHHSHYGRMCPIETPEGPNIGLIGALSSYARVNEYGFIETPYRKVEKGRVTNEIVYLTADEEDDAVIAQANARLNPDGTFVDKRVNVRARHEVTQVPPEQVDYMDVSPKQVVSVATALIPFLENDDANRALMGANMQRQAVPLLRTEAPLVGTGIEYKAAMDSGAVVLAKRAGVVEKVDAREIVVRADDGTRDEYQLLKFQRSNQGTCINQKPVVRKGQRVEKGQLLADGPSTDQGELALGRNVLVAFMPWEGYNYEDAILISEKLVKEDVFTSIHIEEHECEARDTKLGPEEITRDIPNVGEDALKDLDERGIIRIGAEVRTGDILVGKVTPKGETELTAEERLLRAIFGEKAREVRDTSLRVPHGESGIVVDVKVFSRENGDELAPGVNQLIRVYIAQKRKISEGDKMAGRHGNKGVISKILPEEDMPFLEDGTPVEIVLNPLGVPSRMNIGQVLETHLGWAAKALGLHVATPVFDGATEEDIVRMLREAGLPEDGKAVLYDGRTGEPFDSKVTVGYVYMLKLAHLVDDKIHARSTGPYSLVTQQPLGGKAQFGGQRFGEMEVWALEAYGAAYTLQELLTVKSDDIVGRVKTYEAIIKGENIPEPGVPESFKVLIKEMQSLCLDVKILTEDSKEIEIRESADDIYDTARDLDLDLGEGQAERTKVLAGRRTGSEADDANRERRASFDFDADDGFAGEDGDGDDADDDNPVDEDDDESWARE